The segment CTTGGAATAAGAGCAAGGCGCTGTTAAAAGACCGAAACGAAACAAAATGATGTTATGAAGTTGCTATGTTTTCTTTCAGGCAAGATAATAGACTGAATTCCCAAATATATTTTCAACGATTAACGAAATCTTGGCGTATGAAGCTTATTATAACACTCTACCCTTGATAACTCAACTCTTAAACGAAACGAATCAAAATGAAGTAAAGGCTCGGGGATACTAAACACTATACTATCGAGGATATTGCAATAACATAGTTTAAAAAACCACTTTCAAAGTCTACACAATATTACAgttaaaaatgcattaaaatcttTACCTTTAATGCAAAAATCCTTTCTTTTTGTCCTCCCCGACGGGGAATTGAACCCCGGTCTCCCGCGTGACAGGCGGGGATACTAACCACTATACTATCGAGGATGTTGCAATAACATCGTTTGAATAGATGCAGCTTCGAAGCCTACAGAATATTCCAGTTAAAAGTGCATTAAATCTTTGCAataatttaatgcaaaaatcaTTACTTTTGTGTCCTCCCCGACGGGGAATTGAACCCCGGTCTCCCGCGTGACAGGCGGGGATACTAACCACTATACTATCGAGGATGTTGCAATAAGATCGtttgaaaaaaagtagtttCAAAGTCTAAAGAATGTTGGAgttaaaaatgcattaaaacttttttatagtttgatgtaaaaatctttcttttttcCTCCCCAACGGGGAATTGAACCCCATTATCCCGCGTGACAGGAGGGGATACTAATCACTATATTATCGAGGATGTTGCAATAATATCGATTGAATAGATGCAGCTTCGAAGCCTACATAACATTTCAGTTAAAAGTACATTAAACCTTTATTCATAATATGATGCAAAAATCCTTCCTTTTTGTCCTCCCCGACGGGGAATTGAACCCTGGTCTCCCGCGTGACAGGCGGGAGTACTAACCACTATACTATCGAGGATGTAGAAATAACATCGTTGGAATAGATGCAGCTTCGAAGCCTACAGAACATTCCAGTTAAAAGTGCATTAAATCTTTacaatttaatgcaaaaatcaTTTGTGTCCTCCACCGACGGGGAATTGAACCCCGGTCTCCCGCGTgactttatttgttttgtttttacgttATTGATCATTTtcataatgcaaaattttttagaaactgaTTTTCTGCAAGATGTTTTATATGGAGGATATAGTTAAATATCGGCTAATCCTCGTAAAACTTGGagaaaggatttgtttttaatttttaagaattttttattcatacctGCATATATTCTCACACAACTTTTGAGCTTGCTCTGTTTTGctgttataaacaatatactATTTGCTTCCAAATCCCACTTTCTGATCTCTCGGattccgtttttatttaaaatcgttgaaaatttaaaaactaaacgtagttgaaaacttagccggcttacagtcgattttaagccgccgccgacaTATTTAGTGTCAGTCGCCGccgccgttaatatttgtcggcgcagggcAGCAATCAGCCAGTCAAAGTAGTAGCAGCGGTAgcaaaaaaagtgtattttttgcGAAAGTGtcgaaagaattttttttcgttttgttaattattttttttaacaaaatttttctaatatacaaaAACCCATTCGAcaacataattttgttaaatttagcacaatttaattaatttaaaaacgaacatatttttttgttaaactaaggtaagaaaaattgtttttttctcttgcaAATTAACCTCATACTAGTTGAGTGTAAAAGAAAGAATaggaaaattgttttgttaatttaatcaaGACAAAACTAGATTAAAACATATAGCATCAATTATAGCAAAAGATAAGCTttgattgtttaaaaaacaaaagtaaattgtaaaaaaatatttagttaaccaaaaataaaaataataaaaataatgaaaaaaaatttgcaaaaaaaaaaacaaaaacaacgcattaactcaacaacaaaaacatttgtacaaaaacaaagtatttttggcatatttttaatataaataaacattaatatagatatttatatatatttgtcagTTTCGTggcagttgttgttttttgtgaaacaaaaattatttactttttgcaTTATGCAAAACAAAGTGctaattaattttcattcaatGTTTATTTACACTTGTTTGTTTGTCATTTTATTCAGCCTTTCATTTTTCTTACATTTACTCAACAAAGTTAGAGCGTTTGATGATAATACAGGTCACCTTGATTTATGACCTAAAGgtcattgtttttattaataattttttgtaatttaaaaaatttttcttaaaatattgtgtttattaaaaaaaaaataaagccaattgtattaaatttctaaaattttcttttttcagccTAAAATTCtgctacaaaaattttattagaaaaaaatgttaaaactaaaAAGTGTTGCTAACATATGCAACGCCACTGCATTGCGGTAAGTTAAATgagaataaaaattaacaaagagAATGTTGccaagtattttgttttatgaaaacgtgtttaacatataattttcaaactaaaaaatGTTAGCAACAATGTTTCAAACAATgacttgttttctatagaataaacaaattatgaGAATTTAAATCTGTAGAAAACACATgttaacaataaattgttttaaaaatataaaattaatcgaTAGTATAGgaaatatcgatattttttattaaataaacgaGTTatctataacttttttaaagaaaatttatgtaatcgataacttttttagaaatgttatgtaatctttattcttaaaaaatagttaattattgataaattttctccaaaaaagttaattatcgataacttttcactaaaaaatttagttttcgataattttactaaaaaagttaattatcgataattttagaaaattaatgttatcgataaactataaaaaagttatcgatgatttttatatacaaaaattatcgattagaaaatttaaataatcgaGTACTTTTCTTTGGAAGAGTTAAGTTATCTATAACTTTTATTTACTAAAgttaagttatcgataacatttCTTTACTTATGTTATTAAATCGATAACATCTAAAGAAAAGACATGTTATcgatcattttctatagaaaagtcgccatcgataacttttctttagaaacgtCAAGTTATCAAtaactttagtttaaaaaactttagttcTCGATGACTTTAATTTACTAAAGTTAAGTTatcgatcaattttctttatattctttaagAATAGACATGTCatcgacaaattttctatagaaaaagtcattttattgatatgttttctttagaaacgttaagttatcgataaattttagtttataaagcTTTAGTTATCGATATGGAACTTACTAAAgttaagttatcgataacttttctttagtaaatttattaaatcgaTAACTTTTCCAAAGAATAGACATGTTATggagaatttttctatagaaaaatcatttcatcgataacttttcttttgAAACGTTAAGTTATCTATAACATTAgtttataaaactttagttatcgataacttttctttacaaaaagtaattaaatcgATAACTTTTCCAAAGAATAGACATGTCATTGagaacttttccatagaaatgtCATGTCAACgataactttttttagaaacgttaagttatcgataactttagtTTATTAAACTTTAGTTATCGATATGGATTTTACTAAAgttaagttatcgataacttttctttacaaaaagtgATTAAATCGATAACTTTTCCAAAGAATAGACATGTCATCGAGAACTTTTGTTAGAAACGTTAAGTTAGagataactttaatttaaaaagctttacttATCGCAAGTTTTTCTTGAGTAAAGTTGTGTAATcgacaacatttttataggaacgttaatttatcgataactatcttttagaaaaagttatattatcgataaattttctttagaattattATGTAATCGATAACTTGTCCATAGAAAaggaatttaaaagtgtttagtTAAGTTAACGATAACTCTTCTATTAAAAAAGTGAGGTACTTgatattttttcattgaaaaaattaatttatcgataactttgaaaaagtaaaattatcgataacttttaatttttattataatttccctTATTTCCAGTTCCATCTCTACAACTGCTACTTGCAATGAATCAGATTCTTGGTTTTCAAAATTGTTGGTGCGTAAAATCGAACCCACCAAAGAGCCACACAGTCGTATGTTAAGTGACAAGGAAATTATTTACGCTTTACATACACACAATGTTCGACCTGATTCTATGGcggaatatttaaacaattagtaagtttttttttaaataattttgttaatatttaaaaaaaaaactattatacaatcTTTTTCAAAGTAAAACTACTGTACAATTAATCAAAGATAAAAAAGCCAACTTATCTTGCGATTTGATGGCTTCCTGGACCGTCCATGTGGGTGATATGGATCAATGTTTGCATTTATGGAAATATACGGGTGGTTTTGAGAAAATCGATATAGCCAAAGAGGATTTATGGCACGATAATGTGGGTTTTTTTGAAGAgttctaaatattttatgattttgtttttttttttttttttgtgaatgtgTTTTTTTCAAACAGGAATACATGTCACTGATGAAAGAACGTTCGAAATTTTTAAGATCACGTCATTTGCAATATCTATTGGCCTTTAGCTATTGGCCACAAATGGAAATGCGCTCCGGCAAAAATATCTATGAAATGCGGTAAGTTTCGCTTAACTAAAAATTTCTGTTttcaaaacttatttgtgttttCTAAAGTTCTTATCGCTTAAAACCGGGCACCATGATTGAATGGGGTAATAATTGGGCTAGAGCTATCAATTTCCGTAAACATAATAATGAAGCCTTTGCTGGTTTCTTTTCGCAAATTGGTCGCCTTTATAATGTTCATCATATTTGGTGTAagtttttgttagtttatttttttttgaaaattcttagattaatgttttttattcccTATGGAAAAACAAAGGCTACAAATCTTTGGCTGAACGTAAAGAGACCCGTGAAGCTTCTTGGCGTTCGCCCGGCTGGGATGAATGTGTTGCTTATACCGTGCCATTAATTAGGGAAATGCACTGCCGCATTTTGGCTCCTACGGAATTTTCCCCCACCcaataagattttctttttattttaatttttttaaatttaaaagtgatCTTAGCTTCAACGAAACGcacattttctttagtttttttcttctttttcgtcaaaagtttattttttaattaaatagttggcattcagaaaaaaatcataaatatatataaattgttataaaatattgaatattgttaaaaaaatcgatGGGCTTTACGAAAAACAAACAACCAcaactttgttaatttttaagaatataaaattatgtatacatatgataataaaaactgttgaacagcatttattaaaatattacaaagaaaaatatatataaaaaagattttttacaaaaaaaaaaaaaaatatcgaaaataaatagttttatttgaatataactTAAGCTAAActtcataatttttgttttaattaacagttaattaaaactttttatttatttttaataacaaataaattctatagaatacaaaaattaactttatatataatttattaataattttaattcataaaactttaaacaaaatctttttaattaaagctaAACACTTAATTTAAGCCAAGTTCACAACCTATTCGTCTAACctctttctctcacatacaACTCTGTGTGTCAAATATTACTCAACAAGTTGGCAACGCCAGTATATTTTTTTGCCTTATTTTTCACTTGtcattctattttattcataaaaataaattttttccattGAAAAGTGAAGTGATATATGAAAGagttattgaatattttttaatttttttaatggaaatttctaacaataatttataatttttatataaaaccaaaGTGTAAAGTGTGTAGAAAACAATGACATAAACGCAAAAGttcacaaacaaattaaaagccataaaattttgcaaattaaaagatAGCTGGTTTTTTTtcgtatgattttattttttcactacgGTCGTCGTCTTATACAAAGAACAAGAAGCAGCAGCAGAGACCAACGAACAACATTAGAAAGcctgaaaaggaaaaaaagagagtgaaaatagaaagaaaacagCAGAAGAGGAGCGCCACCATTTAACGTCGTCGtcgaccaaccaaccaaccaactcttgtgtatttaagtttttgtttttctttattttcaaaaacctCCTCCTCTATACcttttaaattgtaaagaagtcaaaaaaattaaaagtgttttaaagttatttaatcaatttaaataagaaaaaagttataaaacaaaaaagtgtaacTAAAGAAAAAACCGCCTTATAACAGGCTGGCTGCTACAAATTTCCAATAACACAAAACAAACACTTGCTAAATACACTCTCGAGAAATGGACACCTCAATGGATACTATAACCTGCAAATTACAATCGCTGGAAGAACGTTTGCAGGCAGAAAATGAATCCAGATTACCAAGAATGCCTCTTGCCAGGCCAAACACCTTAGTACGTCCACAATTAACGGGTtgtaagtattaaaaaaaaaacaaaaaattattgtttaaaaaaaattaaaaaagttttgttgggGGAGGGTTATACTTTAACATCGCCTGTCATTTACATTCAAagtatttatttgcttttgctttaattttctttGGTCTTTTTTTAACTACTTCCACCACTTTTTTCTTAGCTGcttcttttttctttctatcAATGCAACAACACCACCACCCACCCTCTtgcaaatgtttttttgcttgattttttgcgaataaaagtaaataaacacaacaacaacataattcaGTCTcccaatttttgttttgtttgctttgtattgaatttcttagacttttttctctttttttcgtttatgctgtatgtttttgttttcattattgtcaaagtgtttttgtgtgtgtgtgtgtttgttgttgttttatttttattgttttgcttttaatgAAAGCAGATTTCAATCAAACCACCAAACAGCCtattggaattttttgtttttggtatttcCGGAGTAATGTTTCTTTAATAACAGTTTTTGTTGTGGGCTTTTGGAAGAAGGGGGAGAAATGTGTTGAAAATctcaatgaaatatttgtttgtaaagtGGTAAATATCAATAAACAATTTAGGGCAGagtattatattttgaaaacataagATATGTAAAGGTTTCCAAGGAACACgagcagaactagaaaataactagaacagaactaaaacagaactagaactagaacagaacagaactagaacagaactagaacagaactagaacagaacaagaacagaactagaacagaactagaacagaactagaacagaactagaacagaactagaacagaactagaacagaactagaacagaactagaacagaactagaacagaactagaacagaactagaacagaactagaacagaactaaaacagaactagaacagaactagaacagaactagaacacaactagaatacaactagaacagaattagaacagaactagaacagatttgGTTAAACTGAAATGGGGTTTTTTAACTGTGTtctaatatctttttttaatccTGTTTTCCAGTGGACAACTTATCGTCAACAAATCGTTCCACAATGACAAATCGCAATAATATGAAATTGGCTTTTGCAAAGCCCACCGGACCTGCCGCTGAATCTGAAACagataaaaaactaaagaaaattcacAAACAAACTGGTATACTAACGATAAACGATCACAAATACCACTCCGATATTAAAGATCTCGAACATTTGGGTGATTTGGGCAATGGCACCAGTGGGAATGTTGTAAAAATGCTCCACAAACCCAGTAATACAATAATTGCCGTAAAACAAATGCGACGTACTGGCAATTCTGAGGAAAATAAACGTATCCTAATGGATTTGGATGTAGTTTTAAAATCACATGACTGCCAATATATAGTACAATGTTTGGGTTGTTTTGTAACGGATGCTGATGTTTGGATTTGTATGGAATTGATGTCGATGTGTTTTGATAAGCTGTTAAAGTTATCAAAGAAACCAGTACCGGAAAATATACTGGGGAAGGTGACAGTGGCAGTGAGTTTgactattaaattataaatttatttgttgtttaattgtgtttttttggtttttggctTTCTAGACGGTTAAAGCTTTGTCttatttaaaagagaaacaTGGCGTTATACATCGTGATGTTAAACCctcaaatattttaatcgaTGAACGTGGCAATATAAAATTATGTGATTTTGGTATTAGTGGGCGTTTGGTGGACTCAAAAGCGGCCACTAGATCAGCTGGTTGTGCGGCTTATATGGCGGTATGTTGAAATTTTTGTGTTCTTTaagatagattttttttataattttaattcattcatttacaGCCTGAACGTATCGATCCTAAAAAACCAAAGTATGATATACGTGCTGATGTTTGGTCTCTGGGCATAACACTGGTTGAATTGGCTACCGCTCGTTCACCCTATGAAGGCTGTAATACCGATTTTGAGGTATTAACAAAAGTTTTGGAATCAGATCCGCCACGTTTGCCAAAAGATGATAACTTTCATTTTAGTAATCAATTTCATGAATTTGTTAGTAAATGGTGAGTGTTGTTTGTTTAGAACAagaaattctttataatttatgtattttttttgcaatatctttacagtttaacaaaaaatcataatttacgACCTAAATATCCTCAACTCTTAGAACTAGATTTTATAAAGTACTATGAACAAGCTGAGGTTGATATACCCTATTGGTTTAAATCTGTTGTAGAAGCTGCCGGCATTAAAACTCAACGTAGGCAagtagattttcttttttttcaatataattttaaacaattttttgaaaattcatttaaaagaaaaaaaaaaccaatagaagaaattttttaatttaattgcttgcctttttttattatttattttatttgtttaatcttttttaactatttacacggctaaaagttttttcaactaattgtataaagaaaatttttaagaattaccTTTTAACTTACTAAAACTTTTGGTTATgatgattttgtaaaatttgtttaattttttttttattttttattgttattttttattttttattaatctttttATTTGTAGGTAACTTAAAACCTTAAAACAAATAccatacaatataaaaaaaacaatttaattaaatttcccctacaataaagaaaaacataaattttcaagaaaatttataatttttaaaaaaaagaaattacgtTAAAACCTTACATTATcatacaaaaaagaaagaaaaaaacttacaaaatgtTACaatcaattatataaaaaacaaaaaacctttCATGAAACTACTCTCCCACCTCCCCGTAAGTATTAcacttgttttgtttatttgttacactcatttattaaaaaaacacatttcatcCAACAAAAgaaacaccaacaacaataaattgtgGTAATTTGTTAACCAacatttaaaagacattttatttttagaaatttgttactaattcttaataatttgcatgtaacattttcatttttttctactaaaaattgcatgtttttatttaagttaaacttagattttaataaatttttttagtttaaaattattaaaaaaaaatattttgtcctCTTTTAGGTTCAAATTTgttactagaacagaactaaaacagaactaaaacagaactagaacagaagtagaacagaactaaaacagaactagaacagaagtagaacagaactagaagagaactagaacagaactagaacagaactagaacagaactagaacagaactagaacagaactagaacagaactNNNNNNNNNNNNNNNNNNNNNNNNNNNNNNNNNNNNNNNNNNNNNNNNNNNNNNNNNNNNNNNNNNNNNNNNNNNNNNNNNNNNNNNNNNNNNNNNNNNNttcagttctagttcagttctagttcagttctagttcagttctagttcagttctagttcagttctagttcagttcgagttcagttctagttcagttctaattcagttcttgttctttCCGAGTTTTGCGTGAGATCGGTTCTAGTTTACGTCTAttaaatatctatataaaaactttacctATTGGACTATGATTGCCGGGAACACGTGGTGGTTGTGTTTCATTTTTAGTTAAAGGTATTAAAGAGGGTTTATTATCCTGTTTCTCTGACTCCAATGAAGTCTTCTTAGCTGCTGTCATACTAGCTTTAGCCTCTCCACCCTGTTGAAAACGTTTGCGTTGCACTGCAGGCGATTCTAAAGCTGATGTATGTGTAGTATTAGCAGCATCACAAGAATCAAAAGCTAATGCCACATCTTGAGTGGTAGGCATACGCCATAAGGGATCTATTTGATTGGGTTGAACATTAGAGGAGTTTTTCTTTTGACTAAAGGGAGATGTGGTCAAATTGCGTAAAATAGATTGACCTGTaaggaaaaattaataaaatattatgttattgtaataatttttatttgttttagtagATATATTAACCTATTGTCGATAAAACCGATTCCTTTTTGGGACTTTCATCACTCGGCGATGTTTGATAACGCTGCAAAGAGGAGCCAccattaaatttcttttgcatAAATGGAGATTTACGatataatttattcatttcattGACTAATTTTGAATCATCTTTATTGATATTGTAGGAAACACTGGGTGGTGATAAAGGACTAGAACTGGTGGCAGAACTACTGCCAGAACCAGTATTATAACTAACGCTGCCACTGCCACCAACTGATGAGCCGGTAGTAGTTCTACTATTGTGGCCCATGGTTGCTGTTGATCCCtgataattatttattgttgctgctgttgttgttgtggttgttatATTACTGCTATTAATGCTAAATTGATTTAAAGTTTGAGGTAGTTGAGatggttgctgctgttgttgatgttgatgacgatgttgttgctgctgatgtttGAAACTATTTGAACGTTGTTGCTGcggctgctgctgttgatgtcGTTGTTGATAATGTTCTATGTTGGCACCACCGCCCTGATAACTGGGTATTTGTGattgtgtttgttttgttaaagcatttattgtcattgttgtcgttgttgcagTTGATGTTATAGCTCCCATTAAAGAGGGGCCCACATTCAGATTGGCCGTAGAGGCTAAAGCGGTTTTATAATGATGTTTAGAGGCATCATATGTAGCCGGTGTTGTTGATGTGGGTATTTGAGTTCTGTAATAgagaattaaaatattaaattgaaattgtttagtaatgaatttttcTTACAACACAAACATTTAGGTGAAAGTTTCTTTAAGATACaaatgatataattttttttgtaataaattaaagaagagaattttttgaaaattaagcgaatttgaatttaatttgatatcgaaacattctttattttaagctgaacttatagttcagttacaaatcagttctagtttagttctatttgaGTTGTAaatcagatctagttcagttctagttctgttctagttctgttctagttctgttctagttctgttctagttctgttctagttctgttctagttctgttctagttctgttctaNNNNNNNNNNNNNNNNNNNNNNNNNNNNNNNNNNNNNNNNNNNNNNNNNNNNNNNNNNNNNNNNNNNNNNNNNNNNNNNNNNNNNNNNNNNNNNNNNNNNactagaactgaactagaactgaactagaactgaactagaactgaactagaactgaactagaactgaactagaactgaattagaactgaaatagaactgaactagaacttaactataaATGAACTCAAACTagaactggaattgaactaaataactaatttgcaaaaaaaaactcaaatccTATTATTTACTATATTTCAGTTCTTCAACGTTTCTACCATCAACAAAATCAATTGCGTGAAAAAGAATTAGAACG is part of the Lucilia cuprina isolate Lc7/37 chromosome 3, ASM2204524v1, whole genome shotgun sequence genome and harbors:
- the LOC111679755 gene encoding protein NipSnap; translation: MLKLKSVANICNATALRSISTTATCNESDSWFSKLLVRKIEPTKEPHSRMLSDKEIIYALHTHNVRPDSMAEYLNNYKTTVQLIKDKKANLSCDLMASWTVHVGDMDQCLHLWKYTGGFEKIDIAKEDLWHDNEYMSLMKERSKFLRSRHLQYLLAFSYWPQMEMRSGKNIYEMRSYRLKPGTMIEWGNNWARAINFRKHNNEAFAGFFSQIGRLYNVHHIWCYKSLAERKETREASWRSPGWDECVAYTVPLIREMHCRILAPTEFSPTQ